AGATTGATGCATTGATTATAGCCGGGGACGTTTTTGATGTCTCCAATCCTTCGGCTGCGTCCCAAAGCATGTATTATCAATTTATTTACCGGGTAACGGCAGAGAATCCGAACTTGCAGATTGTGATTGTTGCCGGCAACCATGATTCGGCGGCACGTCTGGAGGCTCCTCTGCCTTTATTGCAGGCTATGCGGACAGAGGTCAGAGGAGTGGTGCGCAAACGGGAAGGTGGAGAGATAGATTATGACCATTTATGTGTGGAACTGAAGAATCGCCAGGGAGAAGTAGAGCTGCTTTGCATGGCAGTTCCTTTCTTGCGTCAGGGGGATTACCCGTCTCTACAAACGGAAGGTAATCAGTATGCGGAAGGAGTTCGTGAACTTTATACGCAACTCCTGCAAAGATTATGGAAGCGAAGGAAAGCCAACCAGTCGATTCTTGCCATCGGTCATTTGCAGGCTACCGGATCGGAGATTGCAGAGAAAGATTACAGTGAACGTACGGTCATTGGCGGTTTGGAGTGTGTATCGCCGGATGCTTTTTCAGAACAGATAGCCTACACTGCCTTGGGACATATTCATAAGGCCCAGCGAGTATCCGGACGCGAGAATGTACGCTATGCGGGGAGTCCTATTCCGATGTCTTTTGCAGAGAAACATTATCATCATGGAGTGGTGATGGTAACTTTTGACGGTGGTTGTGCGGTAGATATAGAACGGATTGAATGCCCGAAGTTAGTCCCTTTGGTGAGTGTACCGAATGGAGAACCTGCATTACCGGAAGTTGTACTGGATGCTTTGAAAGATTTACCGGTGGCAGAGGAAATGGCTCCTTATCTGGAAGTGAAGGTGCTGTTGGAAGAACCGGAGCCTATGCTTCGGCAGGCGATAGAGGAAGCTCTGGCAGATAAAAACTATCGGTTGGCACGCATTGTTTCCACGTATCACAATGATGCGGGAAGGGTGGAAAAAGAGGAAACGGATTGGAAAAGGGGATTACAAGAGATGTCCCCTTTGCAAATTGCGCAATCTACCTTTGAGAAGATTTATCAAGCGGAAATGCCTGAAGAACTAACAGAACTATTTCAGGAAGCCTACCTGGCTGCTACCCGTAAAGAAGAGGAGGAAGAAGGATGAAAATATTAGCGATACGATTGAAGAATTTGACTTCGATAGAAGGAACGGTTGAAGTGGATTTTACTTCCGAGCCTTTACATTCAGCAGGAATTTTCGCCATTTCGGGACCTACGGGAGCGGGTAAATCTACTTTACTAGATGCACTATGTCTGGCATTATATGATAAAGCGCCCCGTTTTGCCACTTCGGTGGAAAGTGTAAATCTGGCGGATGTGGGAGATAATCAGATTAACCAGTCCGATGTCAGAAACCTGTTGCGTCGCGGAACGAGCGACGGTTATGCGGAAGTCGATTTTTTAGGAATAGACGGACATCGCTATCGTTCCCATTGGTCGGTAAGACGAACAAGAAATAAGGTGAGCGGCTCTTTGCAACCACAGGCGTTGGAAGTGAAAGAACTGGATACGGAAAAAGAATTTCAAGGTACTAAAAAAGAACTGTTGGCTCAATTGGTCGATTTGATCGGTTTGACGTATGAGCAGTTTACCCGTACGATATTGTTGGCGCAGAATGATTTTGCTACTTTCCTGAAATCGAAAGGAGCGGCAAAAGCGGAATTACTTGAAAAGCTGACGGGAACGAGTGTTTATTCGCAGATTTCACAGGAAATTTTTATCCGGAACAAAGCAGCACAAGAGGAAGTGGCTCTGATTCATAATAGAATGAGTGTGATTGAACTGATACCGGAAGATGAACTGTCGGCTTTACACCAAGAAAAAGAATCATTGATTGAAAAACGTGCGGCGGGAATAAAATTACTGGCGGAGCAGAATACACAATTGAATGTTGTCCGCTCATTAAAGATGCAGGAAGAACTTCGGAAGAAGAAACAGGAAGAAGAACAGGGTGAGCAGGCGAAACTGAAAGTGTCCTTGGAAAGGCTTGCTTCACAAGAGGAAGGACTAGCGCATTTTAAAACTCAATGGGAAGCCATACAGCCGGATTTGAAAAAGGCGCGCCAGTTGGACGTACAAATACAGTCACAGCAAGGCGGATATATACAGTCACAACAGATTTTACAGACAGCCTGCGGGCAGGTGACAGAACAGGAAAAAAAGATGCGGACAGCTACGGAGCACTTGCAATTATCTTATCGTTCTTTGAATCGCTTGTTGAATCATGCAGGAGTAGAAGAAACTTTGCAACTTGAACAGGTGGAGACAATCTTGCGGCAGGAAGAAGATGTGTTAAATGCCGGAGTAAAGGCGAACGAAGAACGGTTGGAACGATTGAATTCTTTTGGCTATCCGTCATTGGCTGAAGAACAAGTGAAGTTGCAGAAAGAACAGACGCGGCAACAGACCATTCGGCAGTTAACTGAAACGCAAACGAAAGCCAAGACGGAAATCGAAAGATTAGAGAAAGAAACGGCCGATTGTTTAAAGCAACTGGCAGAACAGGATACTGCACTGAAAACAGTCCAACGGCTTTATGAAAATGCCCGTATGGCGGTAGGAAAAGATGTGAAGGCTTTGCGCCGGCAGTTGCAAGAAGGCGAAGCCTGTCCGGTTTGCGGTAGCACATCGCATCCTTATCATCAGGAACACGAGGTAATAGATACTCTTTTTCGGAATATAGAGCAGGAATATAATACAGCGGTAGCTGCTTGTCAACAGAACAATAACCGTAGTATTGCCCTGCAACGTGATTTGACACATCAGAAAACGATTGAAGAACAGGTACGTGAGCAGTTGGCTACATTGCAGAAAGAAGGTTTGGATGTTGGTGACGAAGAACAGATACAGCATCGTCTGGAAGAGTTGGCTAAACTCATTTTAGAGTACCGCAATCTTTATGCGGAATGGCAACATAGCGATGAAGAGATTAAGAAAATGCGTGCCTATTGTGAGGCTCTGCGAGAAAATGTCTCCCAATGCCGTTTGGCAATGCAGAAAGTATCGTCTGACAAAGAACAACTGACTATTTTGCAAAACGCAGTCGCAGCCGAACAGAAACGATTTGAAGTGATGGAGAAAGCATTGAACACACTACGTCAGGAACGTTCGGTCTTATTGAAGGGCAAGAGTGCGGACGAAGCGGAAGCTGCCGTAGCGAGAAGGGAAAAAGAGCTGAATCTTGCTTTGGAACAAGCACGTAGAGAAGTAGAGACAGCACAGAATCGTCTTTCCGGGTTACAAGGAGAAATAAAGCAGATAACTTTAGCTATTGGAGAATTGCGGGAACAACAAAAACAGATTGAATTCCCCGAACAACTTCCTGAAATAATCAAGAAGCAACAGGAAGAAAATCTGAATACGGAACGAACCTTTTCTACTATTGAAGCCCGATTATTGCAACAGATAAAGAATAAGGAAACAGTAGAAAAAATAGCCAAAGAACTGGCTGAGAAACAAGCTGTAGCGGAACGCTGGGCGAAGCTGAACAAGCTGATTGGAAGTGCGGACGGAGCGAAATTCAAAGTTATCGCGCAAAGTTATACTTTGAATTTACTGTTGCTTCATGCCAACAAGCATTTGTCCTATCTCTCCAAACGCTATAAATTACAGCAAGTTCCCGGCACATTGGCACTTCAGGTCATCGACTGTGATATGTGTGATGAGGTGCGGACTGTATATTCCCTTTCCGGGGGAGAATCCTTCCTGATCTCTTTAGCATTGGCATTGGGATTGTCGTCCTTATCCAGCAATAATCTGAAAGTGGAATCCCTTTTCATTGATGAAGGATTCGGCTCTTTGGATGCGGAAAGTCTGCGAACAGCTATGGAAGCGTTGGAACAACTGCAAATGCAAGGAAGAAAAATCGGAGTTATTTCTCATGTGCAGGAAATGAGTGAACGGATTTCCGTTCAGGTACAGGTACATAAGAAAGTGAATGGAAAAAGTGTGCTCACCGTCGTAGGGTGAGCACCGTTATTTCCGGCCATGCACCGAAGCGGAAAGGTAATCCTACATAACCGATTCCAACATTGACATATAAGCCACGTGTACCTTCCAAGTACATTCCACCCCATTCGGGATAGACATATACAGAAGGAGAGTAGTTACCGAATTGAAGCTGCATGGCGTGAGTATGTCCTGCCAACATTAAATCTACGTCCGATTTGGGTAACACTTCCCGCCGCCAGTGCGTAGGATTGTGGCTCAACAGTATTTGGAACATACCGTCAGTGCCGGCTTTTGCCCCGGCGAGATCGCCATGTTGGGAGAAGGGCGGTTCACCTTCATTTTCTACTCCGATAAGGGCAATACTGTCATTTCCCTGAATCAGAATGGAATGTGAGTTATTCAGCAGTTTCCATCCCATAGCTACCTGCCTTTGCTCTAAATCAATCAGATTATCGTCTTGCTCCTGCTTGCTTTTCCAACGGAAATAAGGACCGTAATCGTGATTTCCCAAGATGGAGTAAACCCCGTCTTTAGCTTTCAACCGGGCTAGTATTTCCTGAAAACCGTCCAATTCCTTCGCACGGTGATTTACCAAGTCTCCGGTGAAGACAATAAGATCGGGCTGTTGAGCGTTTACCAGGTTTACCATTTTCTCGATATCAGGTGCATTTCCTATCCAACTACCGATATGTAAGTCTGAAAGCTGTACAATGCGGTATCCGTCAAAAGCTTGGGGAAGCCGGGGAGAGGAGTAGGTGACTTCTTTGACCTCAAACCGGCTTCGTCCGATGAAAGAACCGTAGAGAATCATAATAATACAGATGACAGCTAATGTCAATCCTGTACAGATAAACGGAGTACGTGGCACCCGGAGCCATTTATGAAAAGGAATCCCAATGACAGTGCAGACAGCCAATAGCAGTTTGGGAGCTGCAAACAGGAAGAAGAAGACAGAAAACCATCCGATATCCCTCGTATGGCTTTCGGAGAAAGGATTATTGGCAAAAAATACCAGATACACCAGTCCCGCAAGGATAAGGACACTCGGTATCCAATAGAGGATTCGCAACCATCGCTTTGCTGTGAGCCGGACGATAAAACGAAGATACAGATATATATCCGGTAGGATCAGAAACAATAGCAGGAATATAAATAAACGTTGTAACATGCTGATTCGGAGTTAATATATTTAGAGTCTCTATTTTTATATCAATTCATTTAATTCGCTCAGGTTCTTTTTGATTTCGTGAATACGGTTAAGGAATTTCTTGCGGTAAATCCATAGGATCAAGCCAAGTCCGCCACCCCATAACAGAAAGAAAAAGAGCATCATACTTATTCCATATTGCCATACTTGCCAGTAAATAAATGAAAGTACAGCCAGTATCAGAAGAAAGATAATGGCAAACAACCGTTCTCTGATAGTCCACCGATGGATACGGTTGACGCGGCCAATCACTTCCACAAGCGGCATTTCGTCTATTTGAGTCCGTTGGAGAAAACGGGTGGTGACGATGTCCCAGCAAAGTGCCGGAATCCAGGCAAGAAGGATGATGATATAGATTGGATTCAAACGGTTGTGTAACAATACTTCCGCT
The DNA window shown above is from Bacteroides faecium and carries:
- a CDS encoding exonuclease SbcCD subunit D, which gives rise to MIRILHTADWHLGQTFFGYDRAVEHEVFLNWLSEEIRQKEIDALIIAGDVFDVSNPSAASQSMYYQFIYRVTAENPNLQIVIVAGNHDSAARLEAPLPLLQAMRTEVRGVVRKREGGEIDYDHLCVELKNRQGEVELLCMAVPFLRQGDYPSLQTEGNQYAEGVRELYTQLLQRLWKRRKANQSILAIGHLQATGSEIAEKDYSERTVIGGLECVSPDAFSEQIAYTALGHIHKAQRVSGRENVRYAGSPIPMSFAEKHYHHGVVMVTFDGGCAVDIERIECPKLVPLVSVPNGEPALPEVVLDALKDLPVAEEMAPYLEVKVLLEEPEPMLRQAIEEALADKNYRLARIVSTYHNDAGRVEKEETDWKRGLQEMSPLQIAQSTFEKIYQAEMPEELTELFQEAYLAATRKEEEEEG
- a CDS encoding AAA family ATPase; amino-acid sequence: MKILAIRLKNLTSIEGTVEVDFTSEPLHSAGIFAISGPTGAGKSTLLDALCLALYDKAPRFATSVESVNLADVGDNQINQSDVRNLLRRGTSDGYAEVDFLGIDGHRYRSHWSVRRTRNKVSGSLQPQALEVKELDTEKEFQGTKKELLAQLVDLIGLTYEQFTRTILLAQNDFATFLKSKGAAKAELLEKLTGTSVYSQISQEIFIRNKAAQEEVALIHNRMSVIELIPEDELSALHQEKESLIEKRAAGIKLLAEQNTQLNVVRSLKMQEELRKKKQEEEQGEQAKLKVSLERLASQEEGLAHFKTQWEAIQPDLKKARQLDVQIQSQQGGYIQSQQILQTACGQVTEQEKKMRTATEHLQLSYRSLNRLLNHAGVEETLQLEQVETILRQEEDVLNAGVKANEERLERLNSFGYPSLAEEQVKLQKEQTRQQTIRQLTETQTKAKTEIERLEKETADCLKQLAEQDTALKTVQRLYENARMAVGKDVKALRRQLQEGEACPVCGSTSHPYHQEHEVIDTLFRNIEQEYNTAVAACQQNNNRSIALQRDLTHQKTIEEQVREQLATLQKEGLDVGDEEQIQHRLEELAKLILEYRNLYAEWQHSDEEIKKMRAYCEALRENVSQCRLAMQKVSSDKEQLTILQNAVAAEQKRFEVMEKALNTLRQERSVLLKGKSADEAEAAVARREKELNLALEQARREVETAQNRLSGLQGEIKQITLAIGELREQQKQIEFPEQLPEIIKKQQEENLNTERTFSTIEARLLQQIKNKETVEKIAKELAEKQAVAERWAKLNKLIGSADGAKFKVIAQSYTLNLLLLHANKHLSYLSKRYKLQQVPGTLALQVIDCDMCDEVRTVYSLSGGESFLISLALALGLSSLSSNNLKVESLFIDEGFGSLDAESLRTAMEALEQLQMQGRKIGVISHVQEMSERISVQVQVHKKVNGKSVLTVVG
- a CDS encoding metallophosphoesterase; this encodes MLQRLFIFLLLFLILPDIYLYLRFIVRLTAKRWLRILYWIPSVLILAGLVYLVFFANNPFSESHTRDIGWFSVFFFLFAAPKLLLAVCTVIGIPFHKWLRVPRTPFICTGLTLAVICIIMILYGSFIGRSRFEVKEVTYSSPRLPQAFDGYRIVQLSDLHIGSWIGNAPDIEKMVNLVNAQQPDLIVFTGDLVNHRAKELDGFQEILARLKAKDGVYSILGNHDYGPYFRWKSKQEQDDNLIDLEQRQVAMGWKLLNNSHSILIQGNDSIALIGVENEGEPPFSQHGDLAGAKAGTDGMFQILLSHNPTHWRREVLPKSDVDLMLAGHTHAMQLQFGNYSPSVYVYPEWGGMYLEGTRGLYVNVGIGYVGLPFRFGAWPEITVLTLRR